Below is a genomic region from Bacteroidota bacterium.
CAATTTAAACTGATCGAGTGTTGATATTTCCTGTTCAAACTCGCCGACTCGTAGTTTATATGTTCTATCGGTTTCGATTGGTTCTTTGAAAAGTTGGTAATAATCAGTTATAAGCCCTTCTTCCGGAGGCGTATAAACACTTTGCGGAAGTATGTTATTATCTTCAATATATTCGCTGCCGTTCCAAGTATAAACAAACGGACAGCCTGAGGGTGGATATGTACCAAAAAATACTGGTGTTGATAATGTATATGAACCTGCATCATTTTGTGCTGTACATGTTAAAATTGCCATTGGAACCTTTTCATTATACTCATTAATTGAAGCTTGCTTAGAATATCCATAATATATATTCGCTTTATTTCCATTGTATGTTACGGTTGAACCCGTAGGAAAATAAGCGTGTGACCATGTATATGTTATATCTCCATGCCCGAGTGAGAGGTGGCAGGTTACTGATCCTGAATTCCCACGATAAATTGGATTGGGAGCCTGTGTAAATTGTGATATCACTGGATGCGACAACGCCTTGTAGATATTAATTCTTCCATAACCATAATAATTTGTAAAATTATTTCCTCCCATACCAGGTACCTTATCTGCAGAATTCCTAATAATGTCTCGTACTTCCCACTGTTTTAATGATGGAACTTTTGACCGAAGTAAAGCAGCCAAACCAGCAACGTGTGGAGCCGAAAATGAGGTTCCAGTAACACTGTTTATGTATCCTCCTGCCATAGTTGTAGATTGAACACCATCTGGAGCGACGACATCCATCTGAGGACCGTAGGCACTGTAAGAGCGGCGATTGTCGTTATAGTCTGTAGCTCCGACGGCGATGGTATTTGAATATCTCGCAGGATAGCGGATGCTTGGATCTGAATATGCACCATTGTTGCCTGCAGATGCAACGATGATGATACCGTAGGTATTGACTGCGAGGTTAACAGCGGTTGACATACCAGATGGTTCAGGTAAAAATGCGGAGCTTATGTTTATAACTCTCGCTCCATTACGTGCAGCATATTCGATTGCTTGTAAGGTTAGAGAAGCTATCGGATCTTCTCCACCATCCCTCAACACCATCAAACTTACACCTTTTTGATTTCCCCAACCACCAGCTACACCAGCAATGCCACGATAAGAACCGCCCTCGTAGTTATTCGTTTGTGCAGAGGACACACCGGCAACATTCGTACCGTGTCCATCAGTGTCAAGGGGTTCATTATCGGGCTGAAAAGGTTCAGAAGGATAGTTATTTCCACCGGCAAAATCCCAACCGACTAGATCATCAACATAGCTATTCCCATCATTGTCCAAACCGTCAAGATCACCTCCTTGTGCAACCGATATAAAGTCCGGTCTTCCATTCCCATTTAGATCTTCAGCTGGGTTGACCCATATATTTCCATCAAGGTCTTCGTGTGTGTATCGTGTTCCGCTATCAATAATACTTAGAATAATAGAGCTATTCCAAGAAGTTATGTCCCAAGCCTGCTGCATTTGGATTTTTGTTAAATTCCACTGCTGTGGAAACAATGGATCGTTCGGTGTTTCGAGTCGTTTTCCTTTAGCATCAAACTCTAAAATTTCAAATCTTCCACTCTGTTGAAGTGCAGATGCAATATAGAAGGGGTCACGATCTGGTGCGATACTTAACACATAAAAACCATCAAGAAATCTTGCGCTTCCCATCGAAACACCGTTGATGCTTAATCGCTGAAAGTCAAGGTTTTCAATAAATCCCTTATCTTTAAGCCTCACTATTAACCGGTTAGGAATTATTTCGTCTCCTTTCTTTCCTTCAAAAAATGTGTACCAATTTTTTCCATCTAAGTGATAATCTCTCCCCTGAAGTTTAAACTGCTGAAGCTGAGAGAGTCCATTTGTTGACGATAAAATTGTTATTAAGACGATAAATGACAGGTATTTT
It encodes:
- a CDS encoding S8 family serine peptidase, which translates into the protein MNSIKYIKTLWQKYLSFIVLITILSSTNGLSQLQQFKLQGRDYHLDGKNWYTFFEGKKGDEIIPNRLIVRLKDKGFIENLDFQRLSINGVSMGSARFLDGFYVLSIAPDRDPFYIASALQQSGRFEILEFDAKGKRLETPNDPLFPQQWNLTKIQMQQAWDITSWNSSIILSIIDSGTRYTHEDLDGNIWVNPAEDLNGNGRPDFISVAQGGDLDGLDNDGNSYVDDLVGWDFAGGNNYPSEPFQPDNEPLDTDGHGTNVAGVSSAQTNNYEGGSYRGIAGVAGGWGNQKGVSLMVLRDGGEDPIASLTLQAIEYAARNGARVINISSAFLPEPSGMSTAVNLAVNTYGIIIVASAGNNGAYSDPSIRYPARYSNTIAVGATDYNDNRRSYSAYGPQMDVVAPDGVQSTTMAGGYINSVTGTSFSAPHVAGLAALLRSKVPSLKQWEVRDIIRNSADKVPGMGGNNFTNYYGYGRINIYKALSHPVISQFTQAPNPIYRGNSGSVTCHLSLGHGDITYTWSHAYFPTGSTVTYNGNKANIYYGYSKQASINEYNEKVPMAILTCTAQNDAGSYTLSTPVFFGTYPPSGCPFVYTWNGSEYIEDNNILPQSVYTPPEEGLITDYYQLFKEPIETDRTYKLRVGEFEQEISTLDQFKL